A segment of the Serratia fonticola genome:
GCAGAGAGTTGTTGTTGCAGATAATTTTGCAGGTCTTGATAGAAACGGGTCTTGGCGGGGAACTTGACCGGATGGTCGCGGCTCTCCCCTTGAGGGAAATAGCCGTTAATGACCGTCAGCGTACCCTGTGGGGTAGCAAGGTCGGCCATAATGATACGGCGCTGTGCATCTTCTTCATCGGTGGGAAAACCGCGGCGAACGGCAATGGGTTCGTCCTTGGTTAGCAGTGCTACGCCGTAATGGCCTTTTTGCCCATGATAAAAGACGTGATAGCCGTGTTGGCTGACTTCTTCCAACGGGAACATATCGTCGTGAACTTTGGTTTCCTGCAGGCCGATCACGTCGGGTTGGTGCTGTTCAATAATGGCGGCCAGCTGATGTGGACGTGCACGCAGTCCATTGATATTAAAAGAGACAAACTTCATGATCGATGCCGTTTTTACCAGAAAAATGTGTTCGAATAGTAGCAGAGTTTGGCTGGAAATGTAACGTGGACCAGCGGCGGTTTGCCGCTGGTGGGCTGGGGTTATTTTGCCCAGCGGTCGTAATTTTTGGGCTGGTAGTCATCAAACTGCTGCATCAACGTTTGTGGAGAATCGCTAGTATGCAGAGTATTAAGATAATCGTGACGCATAAAACCTTCATCGGCCACGTGCAGCAGGAATTGGGTTAGCGGGCGGTAAAAGCCATTAACGTCCAAGAGCCCGACGGGTTTGCTGTGATAGCCAATTTGCCCCCAGGTCCAGATCTCGAAAAGTTCTTCTAGCGTACCAATCCCACCAGGGAGAGCAATAAAGCCGTCTGCCAACTCTGCCATACGTGCTTTACGAGTATGCATATCAGGCACAATTTCCAGTTCGGTTAAACCGCGATGGGCGGTTTCTGCCTCGACCAGACGTTGGGGAATAATGCCCACGGCCTCACCACCGGCTTCTAATACGGCATCGGCAACAATGCCCATTAACCCTTTCTTGCCACCGCCATAGACCAAACGCCGCCCTTGAGTCGCAATGGTGTGCCCAAGTTTACGTGCGTTTTCGACATAAGCAGGGTTATTACCTTCGCTGGCGCCACAAAAGACGCAAATGTTGTTACGCATGCTCTTTCCTTACCGCATTAAAAGAAGTCAGTGGTATAGCGAATTGTGAGGTTGAGTTCAAGTGATGATGGGAATGTTGAGTGATGGATTGGCCGAGGAAATTTATACAAGGATGGTGGTGGGGGAAGGATTATTCGTCACTGCGTTCCTCACCCTTCGGGCCGCGCTAAAGCGCGTTGTCTCGCGTTGCTCGACTTGAACCTTGGTCGAAGCTTCTCATCCTTCCCCGTTTGGTGTTTTATGGGAATGTTGAATAACGGGTTGGTTGAGGAAGTTTATATAAGGATGGTGGTGGGGGGAAGGATTATTCGTCACGGCGTTCCTCACCCTTCGGGCCGCGCTAAAGCGCGTTGTCTCGCGTAGCTCGACTCGAACCTTGGTCGAAGCTTCTCATCCTTCCCCGCTCGGTGTTTTATGGGAATGTTGAATAACGAGTTGGTCGAAGAAGTTTATATAAGGATGGTGGTGGGGGAAGGATTATTCGTCACTGCGTTCCTCACCCTTCGGGCCGCGCTAAAGCGCGTTGTCTCGCGTTGCTCGACTCGAACCTTGGTCGAAGCTTCTCATCCTTCCCCGCTCGGTGTTTTATGGGAATGTTGAATAACGGGTTGGTCGAGGAAGTTTATATAAGGATGGTGGTGGGGGAAGGATTATTCGTCACTGCGTTCCTCACCCTTCGGGCCGCGCTAAAGCGCGTTGTCTCGCGTAGCTCGACTCGAACCTTGGTCGAAGCTTCTCATCCTTCCCCGTTCGGTGTTTTATGGGAATGTTGAATAACGAGTTGGTCGAGGAAGTTTATATAAGGATGGTGGTGGGGGAAGGATTATTCGTCACTGCGTTCCTCACCCTTCGGGCCGCGCTAAAGCGCGTTGTCTCGCGTTGCTCGACTCGAACCTTGGTCGAAGCTTCTCATCCTTCCCCGCTCGGTGTCTTATGGGAATGTTGAATAACGGGTTGGTTGAGGACGTTTATATAAGGATGGTGGTGGGGGAAGGATTCGAACCTTCGAAGTCTGTGACGGCAGATTTACAGTCTGCTCCCTTTGGCCGCTCGGGAACCCCACCATGGTATTCATGGATTTGCTAATTCTAAATAGAAAGTCGGCTAGATCTTTCTAGTGGTTCGTACGTTGCTCGAAGGTTTTGACCTTCCTCTTCAGTGTTTCATGAGACTCCAGATTTCTCTGTTTGCTCAGCGGCTGAGAGGAAGATGGTGGTGGGGGAAGGATTATTCGTCACTTCGTTCCTCACCCTCCGGGCCGCGCTAAAGCGCGTTGTCTCGCATTGCTCAACTCGAACCTTGGTCGAAGGTTCTCGACCTTCCCCCTCAGCGTTTCATGAGACTCCAGATTTCTCTGTTTGCTCAGTGGCTGAGAGGAAGATGGTGGTGGGGGAAGGATTATTCGTCACTTCGTTCCTCACCCTCCGGGCCGCGCTAAAGCGCGTTGTCTCGCATTGCTCGACTCGAACCTTGGTCGAAGGTTCTCGACCTTCCCCCTCAGCGTTTCATGAGACTCCAGATTTCTCTGTTTGCTCAGTGGCTGAGAGGAAGATGGTGGTGGGGGAAGGATTATTCGTCACTTCGTTCCTCACCCTCCGGGCCGCGCTAAAGCGCGTTGTCTCGCATTGCTCGACTCGAACCTTGGTCGAAGGTTCTCGACCTTCCCCCTCAGCGTTTCATGAGACTCCAGATTTCTCTGTTTGCTCAGTGGCTGAGAGGAAGATGGTGGTGGGGGAAGGATTCGAACCTTCGAAGTCTGTGACGGCAGATTTACAGTCTGCTCCCTTTGGCCGCTCGGGAACCCCACCACTGGCCTTGCTTGCGAAAC
Coding sequences within it:
- the xthA gene encoding exodeoxyribonuclease III, whose product is MKFVSFNINGLRARPHQLAAIIEQHQPDVIGLQETKVHDDMFPLEEVSQHGYHVFYHGQKGHYGVALLTKDEPIAVRRGFPTDEEDAQRRIIMADLATPQGTLTVINGYFPQGESRDHPVKFPAKTRFYQDLQNYLQQQLSAESPVLIMGDMNISPSDLDIGIGEENRKRWLRTGKCSFLPEEREWMGRLLDWGLVDTYRHANPERSDEFSWFDYRSRGFDENRGLRIDLLLASTPLAARCKATGIDYQIRGMDKPSDHAPVWAEFTL
- a CDS encoding TIGR00730 family Rossman fold protein, which gives rise to MRNNICVFCGASEGNNPAYVENARKLGHTIATQGRRLVYGGGKKGLMGIVADAVLEAGGEAVGIIPQRLVEAETAHRGLTELEIVPDMHTRKARMAELADGFIALPGGIGTLEELFEIWTWGQIGYHSKPVGLLDVNGFYRPLTQFLLHVADEGFMRHDYLNTLHTSDSPQTLMQQFDDYQPKNYDRWAK